The following are from one region of the Nicotiana tomentosiformis chromosome 7, ASM39032v3, whole genome shotgun sequence genome:
- the LOC138895971 gene encoding uncharacterized protein, producing the protein MGSLAFLPVMERPLAMDVQAFANRFVRLDISEPRRVLACVVARSSLLECIKAYHFDDPHLLVLKDMVQRGGAKKVVIGDDGVMRPQGQICVPNVDGLREFILEEAHSLRFHSPRCHEDV; encoded by the coding sequence ATGGGAAGTTTGGCATTCTTACCGGTAATGGAGAGGCCATTAGcgatggatgttcaggctttcgCAAACcgatttgtgaggttggatatttcggagcctagaagggttcttgcttgtgttgttgcCCGGTCATCATTGTTGGAGTGCATTAAGGCTTACcattttgatgatcctcacttgttagtGTTGAAAGATATGGTGCAGCGGGGTGGTGCTAAGAAGGTggtgattggagatgatggtgttatgcggcctcagggccagatttgtgttccgaatgttgatgggttgagagagtttatccttgaggaggctcatagtttacggttccattcacccaggtgtcacgaagatgtatga